In Synechococcus sp. A18-25c, a single window of DNA contains:
- a CDS encoding SulP family inorganic anion transporter, with translation MFLNHISTRNIKGDVFGGVTAAVVALPMALAFGVASGAGAAAGLWGAVIIGLVASLFGGTPTLISEPTGPMTVVFTAVILNFTTQIPDQATALAMAFTTVILAGVFQILFGFFRLGRYITMMPYTVISGFMSGIGVILVILQLAPFLGQSSPSGGVVGTLTALPQLLANVQPMELTLAVVTLLILWFTPEQVKRWVPPQLLALLIGTLISLTLLGDVELRRIPEFSADFPRFQMPNFTGGQLRVMVVNGAVLGMLGCIDALLTSVVADSLTRTEHDSNKELIGQGLGNVVSGLFGGLPGAGATMGTVVNIQAGGRSALSGIVRALILMLVILLFAGAASAIPLAVLAGIALKVGFDIIDWSFLQRAHHLSIKAACITYGVIALTVLVDLIWAVFIGVFVANVLTIERMTALQAKGVKTISTTDDDVELPSDQQELLDQASGRLLLFQLAGPMIFGVAKTISREHNAIEDCEAVLFDLTEVSHLGVTASLALENAIKEAVEVGRSVYVVVMNGATRNRLEKLKLLDLLPEEHVSDDRGQILRLAVGELPLLQEV, from the coding sequence ATGTTCCTGAATCACATCAGCACCCGCAACATCAAAGGCGATGTCTTCGGTGGAGTGACTGCTGCGGTGGTTGCGTTACCAATGGCTCTGGCCTTTGGTGTGGCGTCAGGGGCTGGGGCGGCTGCCGGCCTCTGGGGTGCCGTGATCATCGGCTTGGTGGCTTCCCTGTTCGGGGGTACCCCAACACTGATTTCCGAGCCAACCGGTCCGATGACCGTGGTCTTCACCGCCGTCATCCTCAACTTCACCACCCAGATTCCTGACCAGGCAACGGCCCTGGCCATGGCGTTCACCACGGTGATCCTGGCGGGCGTCTTCCAGATCCTGTTCGGCTTTTTCCGACTAGGTCGTTACATCACGATGATGCCCTACACCGTGATTTCGGGCTTCATGTCCGGCATTGGTGTGATCCTGGTCATCCTTCAACTGGCTCCGTTTCTCGGCCAGAGCAGCCCGTCGGGAGGTGTCGTGGGAACGCTCACGGCACTACCTCAGCTGTTGGCCAATGTTCAGCCCATGGAGCTCACTCTCGCTGTGGTGACGCTGCTGATCCTTTGGTTCACACCTGAGCAGGTCAAGCGTTGGGTTCCTCCTCAGTTGCTGGCATTGCTGATCGGAACGCTGATCTCCTTGACCTTGCTCGGGGATGTGGAGTTGCGAAGGATCCCCGAGTTCTCGGCGGACTTCCCCAGGTTTCAGATGCCCAATTTCACCGGAGGGCAGCTGCGGGTGATGGTCGTTAACGGTGCGGTCTTGGGCATGCTCGGCTGCATCGATGCTTTGCTCACCTCCGTCGTGGCGGACAGCCTCACTCGCACGGAGCACGATTCCAATAAGGAACTGATCGGTCAGGGTTTGGGCAACGTGGTCTCCGGACTATTCGGAGGCTTGCCCGGCGCCGGAGCCACCATGGGCACGGTGGTGAACATCCAAGCTGGCGGACGTTCGGCTCTCTCTGGAATCGTCCGTGCGTTGATTCTGATGTTGGTGATCCTGCTGTTCGCGGGAGCGGCATCGGCAATCCCATTGGCCGTGCTGGCCGGCATTGCCCTGAAGGTTGGATTCGACATCATCGATTGGAGCTTCCTGCAACGCGCCCATCACCTCTCGATCAAGGCGGCCTGCATCACCTACGGCGTGATCGCTCTCACTGTTCTGGTGGATCTGATCTGGGCGGTTTTTATTGGTGTGTTCGTGGCCAATGTGCTCACCATCGAGCGAATGACGGCTCTGCAAGCCAAGGGTGTGAAGACCATCAGCACCACCGATGATGATGTTGAACTGCCTTCTGACCAGCAGGAGCTCCTGGATCAGGCCTCTGGGCGACTGCTGCTGTTCCAACTCGCAGGGCCAATGATCTTCGGCGTGGCGAAAACGATCAGCCGGGAGCACAACGCCATCGAAGATTGCGAGGCGGTGTTGTTTGATCTCACCGAGGTTTCCCATCTGGGTGTGACCGCTTCCCTTGCGCTGGAAAATGCCATCAAAGAAGCGGTCGAAGTGGGACGTTCTGTCTATGTGGTGGTGATGAATGGGGCCACGCGCAATCGCCTCGAGAAGCTCAAGCTGCTGGATCTTCTCCCCGAGGAGCACGTCAGCGACGATCGTGGACAGATTCTTCGCTTGGCCGTTGGAGAGCTGCCCTTACTTCAGGAGGTCTGA
- the pyrC gene encoding dihydroorotase translates to MAQVPSSLVLRRPDDWHVHLRDGAMLQAVLPATARTFARAIVMPNLRPPITTVDAALAYRSRILSALPQGQPFEPLMTAYLTDDLDPNELERGFREGVFTAAKLYPANATTNSAAGVSDLARIAAVLELMESIDMPLLIHGEVTDPEVDIFDREAAFIDQHLIPLRRRHPGLRIVLEHITTEQAAVYIRDEHLAGDRRLAATITPHHLHLNRNAMFMGGLRSDFYCLPVVKRECHRQALIAAATSGLPCFFLGTDSAPHPRSGKESACGCAGIFNALHAIESYACVFEQAGALDRLEGFASEHGPRFYGLPLNDDTITLVRKEQSVPSRLDPVETVVSAEDSLEENEWPALFHAGETLPWCVA, encoded by the coding sequence TTGGCTCAGGTGCCGTCATCACTTGTGCTCCGCCGTCCTGATGACTGGCATGTGCACCTGAGGGACGGAGCGATGCTTCAGGCCGTGCTGCCAGCCACGGCCAGAACCTTTGCCCGGGCCATCGTGATGCCCAATTTGCGACCTCCGATCACCACGGTCGACGCTGCGCTCGCTTACCGCAGCCGGATTCTTTCAGCGCTTCCGCAGGGACAGCCGTTTGAGCCGCTGATGACCGCTTATCTCACCGACGATCTTGATCCCAATGAGTTGGAGCGTGGGTTTCGCGAGGGAGTGTTCACCGCCGCGAAGCTCTATCCCGCGAACGCCACCACCAATTCGGCGGCCGGTGTGAGTGATCTCGCTCGGATCGCCGCGGTGCTGGAGCTTATGGAATCCATCGACATGCCTCTGCTCATTCATGGCGAGGTCACCGATCCAGAGGTGGATATTTTTGATCGGGAAGCGGCTTTCATCGACCAGCACTTGATCCCTCTGCGTCGCCGCCACCCGGGATTGCGAATTGTGCTGGAACACATAACCACCGAGCAGGCTGCTGTTTACATCCGGGATGAGCACCTCGCTGGTGATCGTCGTCTGGCCGCCACGATCACCCCCCATCACCTCCATCTCAATCGCAATGCGATGTTCATGGGAGGACTGCGCAGCGACTTTTACTGTCTCCCGGTCGTGAAGCGTGAATGTCATCGCCAAGCGTTGATTGCGGCCGCAACAAGTGGTCTTCCCTGCTTCTTTCTTGGCACAGACTCTGCTCCCCACCCTCGTTCTGGTAAGGAGTCGGCGTGCGGTTGTGCCGGGATTTTCAATGCGCTCCACGCCATCGAGAGCTACGCCTGCGTGTTCGAGCAAGCCGGTGCTCTGGACCGTCTCGAGGGCTTTGCTAGTGAACATGGTCCTCGGTTCTACGGATTGCCTCTCAACGACGACACCATCACGCTCGTGCGCAAAGAGCAGTCAGTCCCCTCGCGCCTCGACCCTGTGGAAACGGTCGTATCGGCGGAAGACTCCCTTGAGGAGAATGAGTGGCCTGCTCTGTTCCACGCCGGTGAAACATTGCCTTGGTGTGTTGCTTGA
- a CDS encoding cupin domain-containing protein codes for MTDPFSLAPEPESYWHLYTDAKGISRQQMCTISAFELGQLGPGDSPQFSRDLMKEGNAFVTYLPVGWTADWHENHVPKWIYVLKGAWSVESMDGTKVVMKAGEYSYGGDQGCRATSDGRQGHLSAQVGDEPCVQLIIQRNDQAWRNLPPGSFK; via the coding sequence TTGACCGACCCTTTCAGTCTGGCTCCAGAGCCTGAAAGCTACTGGCATCTCTATACCGATGCCAAGGGCATCAGTCGTCAGCAAATGTGCACGATCAGCGCCTTTGAGCTTGGTCAGCTGGGCCCCGGTGATTCTCCCCAGTTTTCTCGTGATCTCATGAAGGAAGGCAACGCCTTCGTGACCTATCTACCCGTTGGTTGGACTGCTGACTGGCATGAGAACCATGTTCCGAAATGGATCTACGTCCTGAAAGGTGCCTGGTCTGTGGAGAGTATGGATGGCACGAAAGTGGTCATGAAAGCTGGTGAGTATTCCTATGGAGGTGACCAGGGGTGTCGGGCAACATCGGATGGCCGGCAAGGACATCTTTCTGCGCAGGTCGGTGATGAACCTTGCGTTCAGCTGATCATTCAACGGAATGATCAGGCCTGGCGAAATCTGCCTCCTGGATCCTTCAAGTAA
- a CDS encoding SMP-30/gluconolactonase/LRE family protein, translating to MVFRSEFVETKIEVVDPRFKSLVLFNAQLERLFGGCRWLEGPVWFGDQQRLLVSDIPNDRILSWDESHGLSVFRHNAGFPNGQTRDLQGRLLTCSHGHRALLRTEHNGRVVHLVDSHLGQPLNTPNDVVVKSDGTIWFSDPLYGLVNDYEGGRRHSVQPAVVYRFDPADGSLKAMTDPDEVVGPNGLAFSPDESLLYIVDTAAPEGLNGSPVEYDAPKPDRLIHVFDVEDGGQQISGRRDFYRVNNGNADGIRVDSDGNIWSSAGNGVHCIASDGTLLGRIATPRLVGNLCFGGIHSNRLFLCCWDAVYSIYVHARGIQHPALP from the coding sequence ATGGTTTTTCGCAGCGAGTTTGTTGAAACCAAGATCGAAGTTGTTGATCCGCGTTTCAAGTCTCTGGTGCTATTCAATGCGCAGCTGGAACGTCTCTTTGGTGGTTGTCGATGGTTGGAGGGTCCGGTTTGGTTCGGCGATCAGCAGCGTCTTTTGGTTTCTGACATTCCCAATGATCGAATTTTGTCGTGGGATGAGAGCCATGGTCTGAGCGTGTTCCGCCACAACGCTGGATTTCCAAATGGACAAACGCGTGATCTCCAGGGACGGCTGTTGACCTGCAGTCATGGCCATCGGGCCTTGCTGCGCACCGAGCACAACGGTCGTGTTGTTCATTTGGTGGATTCCCACCTGGGTCAGCCTTTGAACACGCCCAATGATGTGGTGGTGAAAAGTGACGGCACGATCTGGTTCAGCGATCCGTTGTATGGACTCGTGAATGATTACGAGGGAGGACGGCGGCATTCGGTGCAACCGGCTGTGGTCTATCGCTTTGACCCTGCGGATGGATCCCTTAAGGCCATGACGGACCCCGATGAGGTGGTCGGCCCAAATGGTCTTGCCTTCTCTCCCGATGAATCACTCCTCTACATCGTGGACACAGCAGCACCTGAGGGTCTGAACGGTTCCCCGGTGGAGTACGACGCCCCTAAGCCAGATCGACTCATCCACGTGTTTGATGTGGAGGATGGCGGTCAGCAGATTTCGGGTCGACGCGATTTTTATCGGGTGAACAACGGCAATGCCGATGGCATCCGTGTGGATAGCGACGGCAACATCTGGAGCAGTGCCGGGAATGGCGTTCACTGCATTGCATCGGATGGGACCTTGCTGGGACGCATCGCCACGCCCCGTCTGGTTGGGAACCTCTGTTTTGGCGGCATCCACAGCAACCGCCTGTTTCTCTGCTGTTGGGATGCGGTGTATTCCATCTATGTGCATGCGCGTGGGATCCAACACCCTGCACTTCCTTAA
- a CDS encoding RidA family protein — MRVGSNTLHFLKRRYNKDSRSASMPLDRHPIRTQNANQPVASYSQGYQIGQFVFVSGQMPVDPATNQTVEGGSAEHTRQCLKNVFGVLEEAGCTYRDVGQAVVYMTNIDEIEEMDAVWQEFFPDPDNYCSRAVIGISKLVVGARIEISCIAIKD, encoded by the coding sequence ATGCGCGTGGGATCCAACACCCTGCACTTCCTTAAACGTCGCTACAACAAAGACAGTCGATCTGCATCGATGCCTTTGGACCGTCATCCAATTCGCACCCAAAATGCCAATCAGCCAGTGGCTAGCTACAGCCAGGGCTACCAAATCGGACAGTTTGTGTTCGTCTCAGGCCAAATGCCTGTGGATCCAGCCACCAATCAAACGGTAGAAGGTGGTAGTGCGGAACACACCCGCCAATGCCTGAAGAATGTGTTTGGTGTGCTTGAAGAAGCAGGATGCACTTATCGCGATGTGGGACAGGCAGTGGTTTATATGACCAATATTGATGAAATTGAGGAGATGGATGCTGTCTGGCAAGAGTTTTTCCCCGATCCAGATAATTACTGTTCCCGTGCGGTAATCGGCATCAGCAAATTGGTGGTTGGAGCCCGCATCGAAATCTCCTGCATTGCAATTAAGGACTGA
- a CDS encoding Nif11-like leader peptide family natural product precursor: MTSTGNPQLEAFLHKVKGDQALLDQFHTAACLDDIAAMGKSMGFQFTGVDILVHQASATLKLPGEALEALAAGVELEGHLWKMAIQWT; encoded by the coding sequence ATGACCAGCACAGGGAATCCACAGCTGGAAGCTTTCCTCCACAAAGTGAAAGGTGATCAGGCGTTGCTTGACCAGTTCCATACAGCAGCTTGTCTCGACGACATTGCAGCCATGGGGAAGTCCATGGGCTTTCAGTTCACAGGGGTCGACATCCTGGTGCATCAGGCATCAGCCACGCTGAAACTGCCAGGTGAAGCTCTCGAGGCTTTGGCGGCTGGGGTGGAGCTAGAGGGCCATCTCTGGAAGATGGCCATTCAATGGACCTGA
- a CDS encoding heme-binding protein, whose amino-acid sequence MIHRLELADADHIVESAKAMAQQLSARVSIAVVDASGVLLSFRRLDGASIASVETSAAKARTAALTGGDSAAAEQAIASGRMALLSLQAVLHQPCALMAGGLVLRYQDVVVGAIGVSGMTPDQDAAVARAGIEAFALKDQDCSS is encoded by the coding sequence ATGATTCACCGCCTCGAACTTGCCGATGCCGACCACATCGTCGAGTCCGCTAAGGCCATGGCGCAGCAATTGTCGGCACGGGTGTCGATCGCGGTCGTGGATGCCTCGGGGGTGCTGCTCTCCTTCCGTCGGCTCGACGGTGCGTCCATCGCCAGCGTTGAGACATCAGCCGCTAAAGCCCGCACGGCAGCGCTGACCGGTGGAGACAGTGCTGCTGCGGAACAAGCGATCGCCTCAGGCCGCATGGCCCTGCTGTCGTTACAGGCTGTGCTGCATCAGCCCTGCGCCTTGATGGCTGGCGGACTGGTGTTGCGATATCAAGATGTGGTGGTTGGGGCGATCGGGGTGTCAGGAATGACGCCTGATCAAGATGCCGCGGTCGCCCGAGCGGGGATTGAGGCTTTCGCGCTCAAAGACCAGGACTGCTCATCATGA
- a CDS encoding SDR family NAD(P)-dependent oxidoreductase, producing MTSLCLRDKVIIVTGGNSGIGKAIVEAVGALGAKVVIDYRSHPERTDELIDEIGELGGQAIGVQADVAKLDDLQRLVDVAVKTFGKVDVMVNNAGIETRTSILDTTPEDFDKVMNVNLRGVFFATQYAAKQMIAQGSGGRIINISSVHEDWPMPDNTPYCVAKGGVRMMTRTAGVELAGKGVSIVNVGPGAVATPINDSTMNNPELLAKLNAAIPMGRMAQPEEIASVVAFLASDGASYMTATSVFADGGIMMSSPGL from the coding sequence ATGACCTCCCTTTGTCTGCGCGACAAGGTGATCATCGTGACCGGAGGCAATTCCGGTATTGGCAAGGCCATTGTCGAAGCCGTCGGTGCTCTGGGCGCCAAGGTGGTCATCGACTACCGCTCACATCCCGAGCGGACAGATGAGCTGATTGATGAGATTGGAGAACTGGGTGGTCAGGCCATCGGTGTTCAAGCGGACGTCGCCAAGTTGGACGACCTGCAACGCCTCGTGGATGTCGCGGTGAAGACCTTCGGCAAGGTCGACGTGATGGTGAACAACGCCGGAATCGAAACGCGCACATCAATTCTGGATACGACACCCGAAGACTTCGACAAGGTGATGAATGTCAATCTGCGGGGTGTGTTCTTTGCCACGCAGTACGCCGCCAAACAGATGATCGCCCAAGGCAGCGGGGGACGGATCATCAACATTTCGTCGGTGCATGAAGACTGGCCGATGCCCGACAACACCCCTTACTGCGTAGCCAAAGGCGGTGTGCGCATGATGACCCGCACGGCTGGTGTGGAACTGGCAGGCAAGGGTGTTTCCATCGTGAACGTCGGTCCTGGTGCAGTCGCAACGCCGATCAACGATTCCACAATGAACAACCCCGAACTGCTCGCCAAGCTCAACGCCGCCATTCCCATGGGCCGCATGGCGCAACCAGAGGAGATCGCTTCGGTGGTGGCGTTCCTCGCCAGTGACGGCGCCAGTTACATGACGGCCACCAGCGTCTTCGCCGATGGCGGCATCATGATGAGCAGTCCTGGTCTTTGA
- a CDS encoding VOC family protein yields MAFSLPMAGCLDPLLALLGVEDHGQALLQGDDLQRRFGLTQGQATIHHYRLGDECLDYVSFEGVDPVQQRHPGVANSLWFQHVAIVVSDLQRAAEQLMPVVTPISEAPQWLPNGVGAWKFRNAAGHAMELLWFPPGLGHPRWHEADALLFQGLDHTAIAISDSDQSLMFYGVELGLQLRYATLNQGVEQERLDGVTNPKVSIHGLSGSTPCGIEFLRYLSPTPLQPTAAALRPQDALYAQILIKDPEAGPGRQLNDPDGHRLWISS; encoded by the coding sequence GTGGCTTTTTCTCTCCCTATGGCCGGGTGTCTCGATCCTCTCCTTGCGCTTCTCGGCGTTGAGGATCACGGACAGGCTCTGCTGCAAGGGGACGACCTTCAACGCCGCTTTGGCTTGACCCAGGGACAGGCCACCATTCATCACTACCGACTGGGTGATGAGTGCCTTGACTATGTCTCCTTCGAAGGTGTTGATCCCGTCCAACAGCGACACCCAGGGGTTGCGAACAGTCTCTGGTTCCAGCATGTCGCGATTGTGGTGAGTGATTTGCAGCGTGCGGCAGAACAGCTGATGCCTGTCGTGACTCCGATCTCGGAAGCGCCGCAGTGGTTGCCCAACGGAGTGGGGGCATGGAAGTTCCGCAATGCCGCTGGTCATGCCATGGAGCTGCTCTGGTTTCCTCCTGGACTCGGGCACCCGCGTTGGCATGAGGCGGACGCCCTTTTGTTTCAGGGACTCGACCATACGGCTATCGCGATCAGCGATAGCGACCAAAGTTTGATGTTTTACGGCGTGGAGCTTGGCCTCCAACTGCGCTACGCCACCCTTAATCAAGGTGTTGAACAGGAACGCCTTGATGGCGTCACCAACCCCAAAGTGTCCATTCATGGATTGAGTGGTTCTACGCCGTGCGGAATTGAGTTCTTGAGATATCTCAGTCCCACTCCGTTGCAACCCACAGCGGCTGCGCTGCGGCCGCAGGATGCTTTGTATGCGCAGATTCTGATCAAGGACCCTGAGGCTGGACCCGGTCGCCAGTTGAATGACCCAGATGGTCACCGACTGTGGATTTCTTCTTAA
- a CDS encoding DoxX family protein has protein sequence MDLVSLIVPAAPEGLAGAGLLVLRLFTGLVFIRHGWPKLSNLNTWATAMKTPAWLCFLSAFSMWAGGIALIAGLLTPLAAVAIAVSMLYAVVLEITSGFPFIAPDPFQIPEGDYAGPMGVGEPPSWEKAAMYVVMCFVLITAGGGPFSIDLMLVVPRLQVLLG, from the coding sequence GTGGATCTTGTTTCTCTGATTGTCCCTGCGGCGCCGGAAGGCCTTGCCGGTGCTGGTCTGTTGGTGCTGCGGCTGTTCACCGGTCTGGTGTTCATCCGCCACGGTTGGCCCAAGCTCAGCAACCTGAACACCTGGGCCACGGCCATGAAGACTCCGGCATGGCTTTGTTTTCTCTCAGCCTTCTCCATGTGGGCCGGTGGGATTGCTCTGATTGCGGGGCTCCTGACGCCCTTAGCAGCAGTCGCTATTGCTGTTTCGATGCTGTACGCCGTGGTTTTGGAAATTACCAGTGGCTTCCCGTTTATTGCACCTGACCCATTTCAAATCCCAGAAGGTGATTACGCCGGACCGATGGGTGTTGGTGAACCTCCGAGCTGGGAGAAAGCCGCAATGTATGTCGTGATGTGCTTTGTGCTGATCACCGCGGGCGGAGGACCCTTCAGCATCGATTTGATGCTGGTGGTTCCACGCCTTCAGGTCTTATTGGGGTGA
- a CDS encoding GMC oxidoreductase: MDHATHAARRQTSIEPQSDHYNVVIIGSGAGGGSLARALADSGHSILILERGGWLPREPQNWDPVEVFQNDRYVSEDPWQDKHGKTFQPGSHYFVGGASKMYGAAHFRLRERDFESVMHVDGESPEWPLKYDVFEPYYRKAEEWYHVHGLRGEDPTEPPASSDYPYAPIKHEPRMQKLVDDLRSAGLHPFHAPTGVALNEANPAFSACVRCNRCDGFPCLVQAKGDAEVMGVRPALDHDNVFLLTDAEVLRLNTNESGREVTDVVVNYQGQERRFKGDIVVVSAGAANSARLLLMSANDAHPRGLANSSDQVGRNYMYHNCKALVALAHEPNTTVFQKTVALHDWYFGDNDFDFPMGNVQMTGKTNGAMMKGYKPRLTALAPTWSMDKIAEHSLDFWLQTEDLPLANNRVTINSQGQIKLDYTPTNTRSSNELVNRLEGLLDKLYLKNHLAERQVYFASSMDIAAVGHQSGTCRFGTDPSTSVLDLNCRTHDVENLYVVDTSFFPSSSAVNPSLTAIANAIRVAEHLKERLS, from the coding sequence ATGGATCACGCCACCCATGCCGCTCGTCGCCAAACATCGATCGAACCGCAAAGTGATCACTACAACGTGGTGATCATTGGCAGTGGCGCGGGTGGAGGCTCTCTCGCCAGAGCTCTAGCGGATTCCGGTCACTCAATCTTGATCCTGGAACGTGGTGGTTGGTTGCCCAGGGAACCTCAGAACTGGGACCCAGTTGAGGTGTTTCAGAACGATCGCTACGTCTCAGAGGACCCGTGGCAAGACAAACACGGAAAGACGTTTCAACCAGGCAGTCATTACTTCGTGGGCGGTGCCTCAAAGATGTATGGAGCTGCTCACTTCAGGCTGCGCGAGAGGGATTTCGAATCGGTGATGCATGTCGACGGTGAATCACCGGAATGGCCTCTGAAATACGACGTGTTCGAGCCGTACTACCGCAAAGCCGAAGAGTGGTACCACGTGCATGGCCTTCGCGGCGAAGACCCCACCGAACCACCGGCATCCTCTGACTACCCCTATGCGCCGATCAAGCATGAACCGCGCATGCAGAAATTGGTTGATGACCTGCGATCAGCAGGCCTTCATCCCTTTCACGCACCAACGGGAGTCGCCCTCAACGAAGCCAATCCCGCCTTCAGTGCATGTGTGCGCTGCAATCGCTGCGATGGATTTCCCTGTCTAGTGCAGGCCAAGGGTGATGCCGAGGTGATGGGTGTTCGCCCGGCACTGGATCACGACAATGTCTTCTTGCTCACAGATGCTGAGGTGCTTCGACTGAACACCAATGAGAGTGGGCGAGAAGTCACGGACGTGGTGGTGAACTACCAGGGGCAGGAACGTCGCTTCAAAGGAGACATTGTGGTGGTCTCTGCTGGAGCTGCCAATTCAGCACGTCTGCTGCTGATGTCAGCGAACGACGCCCATCCCCGAGGACTTGCCAACAGCTCCGATCAAGTGGGCAGAAATTACATGTACCACAACTGCAAGGCCTTGGTGGCACTGGCCCATGAGCCCAACACGACGGTGTTCCAAAAAACAGTTGCTCTGCATGACTGGTATTTCGGAGACAACGACTTCGATTTTCCGATGGGAAATGTGCAGATGACGGGTAAAACCAATGGAGCGATGATGAAAGGCTACAAACCGCGACTCACCGCTCTGGCCCCCACCTGGAGCATGGACAAGATCGCTGAACACTCGCTGGATTTCTGGTTGCAAACTGAGGATCTTCCACTGGCAAACAATCGAGTCACCATCAATTCCCAAGGACAGATCAAACTCGACTACACACCGACCAACACCAGGTCATCCAACGAGCTGGTCAACCGACTTGAGGGGCTGCTAGACAAGCTATACCTCAAAAATCACCTGGCCGAGCGTCAGGTGTATTTCGCCTCCTCGATGGACATTGCAGCAGTCGGCCATCAGTCAGGCACATGTCGCTTCGGCACGGATCCGAGCACCTCGGTGTTGGACCTCAACTGCCGCACCCACGATGTGGAGAATCTCTATGTGGTCGACACCAGTTTCTTCCCCAGCAGCTCAGCGGTGAATCCGTCGCTCACCGCCATTGCTAACGCCATCCGAGTGGCGGAACACCTCAAAGAGCGACTGAGCTGA